The nucleotide window ATTTATTCTTAATTTCACATTAAGTTTTGGATATTTCAAACTTCACAATGCTTTACTATGGAAACTAAATTACCGATTTTGTATTATTAACAATTCTACCCCCTTCATTCACTATATAAGttgttttggatatttcaatatggactacataaaAACTGAAATGGGagaacaaacacactaaaacatgtctatatacatctgatTTAGAAAAAAATTAGAACATAGTATAATtcaaaatggagggagtagtattcAATTATAAAAGAGACTTGTATTGTTTTCCATTTGATAACAGGTGTACTCTTTATACACCTAGAATGTATAGGTACTAATAAATAATCATATTCATCTACAATGATATAATGTTAACCTAACATGACACCATTATTATGACGTGGACATAATTTAGCCTATGTGGACAAAAGTACTAGTGTATATTCCTCTTTCTTTATTAATATAAAATATATGTGATGCTAAATTTTTGGAATGTGCATCCTGCAAACATACACTTCCAAGAAAATTGATCATATTTTGTTGGGCATAGTAAATAGTGTGGTATGTCATTCCTACATGGTCAATGACCTATTTGTTTCTTTAGACCTTTTTGTTAATAATGTAAATAGAATACCATATGTAGGCTAACTTATGCAATAATATTTTTATATCATCACTTGACACTGATAGAAACACATTTCCGATAGAACTTGGCGACAAAGTCATATATGTAACAATGAATTGCTAAAAAGAAGTTAATTTTTGAGAAAGATCTTACATAACTTTCCTTATGAACATATAGCGAGTGCCTTTGGAGAAAAAAAGACACATGAGAATGAACACAAAAGGTATATTGTTGAAATGTTAGTGTGGGAAGGACTAAATTAGTAGGCCTAGCTAGCGGTGCCTAGACCCCATGTAATAGATCGATCAAGCTATTCCATTATTTTTACTAATTTCTTTTAGGCATCTTCATTCGGGAATTTTACTACAAAACCAAACAGTATGTACCTTGTGAACTATTATGTAAGCACGTTATTGTTTCTAGCTAGACAACAATGAGCTACCTTGAGTTCTACAATCGTTTTTGGTTTAATCATTATGCATTTCTACAATACCTACTTCTCTAGGTTTTGTGTTGTTTATTTGATTGCTTCCATCTTGCAGTTTGTGTCACACCTAACACATTCTGGAGGTCCCAATGACAACTATTATGGCTTACATGCCACCATGGATGTGTATGGCCACGAACTAAAACATGGCCAGTTGAGTTCGACTACGTTTTGGATTAATCATGCCGGAGATGGTAAAAAATCAAGCTATAATGCGATTCAAGTTGGCTGGCATGTAAGCATTATTTTTCTTCCCATGCACATAGCTTCTCAATTTAAATAATAAATTGGGCATTAGTCAATGGCTTCAATTATGATATTACAATATTCAACATAAATACATCATTTCGACTTGCCAAATGTCCTACACATCCTTGCAATCAAATTAAATGTGCATCACAAAAAAATACTTAACGATATTTATTTGCCGGCTAAATTATGCCCCCTTAAAAAGTAGGAAACTTGTGTTGTTTTTCCTGAAGTGTTATACAACAGCTAAAAATAAAGTTGGGCATGTGCAAAGCTACCAGAAACTCAAAATGATTTTGGCTCAACTGAGCCCATTTCATTCTTATCCAAACCATAGTTTAAGTATTACATTTTTTTAGTTTATGACCACATGTATGTGTAGATGTTAACCTTCTGCCAAATTTCATCAACAGGGCATTTCATCCATATGTTTGTCTTTTACGTGTATCTCATAGACAAAAAGTTTGGGGACAAAAGTTTATAGATACTCTAGGCACATCTACATGTGGAACTATTTCTAAATTTGATGAAATTTTTAAATATGAATTCAGATTTTGTAAATTGTGGGATCACTAGAGTCCATGAGACAAATGGCAAACCAATTCATTTGTTTTCCATTTATTGGTTAATTTCTCACATCTTCCCCTTCTTGACCTTTAAATGTGAGGAAATGTTCATCTTATGCGTACCCTTGTTGAACAGATTAATCCAGAACGATATGGCGACTCACATCCTCACTTCTACACCCGTTGGACGGTATTGTGATAATTATGCTATGAATTATGCCTTGAAAATTACTCTTTCCACTGTAAAAGTGATCTTACTCTGATAAGAAACATACATAGAAAGTTTCTAACCTACACGCAAAAACAATGTATGCAACAGAGAGATAATTATGATGCAACCGGCTGCTACAACATGGACTGCCCTGGTTACATACGGGTAGATGGCGCTATTATAGCTCCGGGTGATGCTATACATCCAGTTTCTAATGTCCCTGATGGACCTAGACAAAGTATCACTCTGAGGGTGCTAAAGGTATTATTTTCATCCTTTTGTATGCATTTCATAGCTATGCTATTCCCGTTACGAAAATCCAACTAGATGGTCGATAAGGGTGCATCATTTTTACAACCTAATAGTTGGTTGATCATAACATATGTCAAACGTATAAATTAAATGTGAAGGGCTTTTGTCTAAATCCTAATCAATTTCAGGACAAAAGAAGTGGAGATTGGTGGGTGTATTACGGCTTCAATAAAATCCCCACTGGCGTGGGATACTTCCCTAGGTCGTTGTTTAGCTACTTAGCAGAAAAGGCAGACGGAATGCAATTTGGTGCATTTGTTCAAGCTAAAAAAGCACTTCCAACTCCTCCAATGGGCAGTGGTGCCCTCCCAAATGGTGGTAAGGGTCGCGCCGCATCATTCAAAGACATTAGATTCATTGACCAGGATGGAAATAGCAGCCCGATCAAGGAAGACCTGCCCATGTTTGTTACTGATAGAAAATGCCACTCTATCACCCATATTGATCATGCTGAATGCTTTTATGGTGGTCCTGGAGGGTGTATGAGATAAGATGTGATACTTTGAGCTTGGTATCACCTAGTGTTAGTTGTCAAATAAAATGGCATGGGTGATAAAAATTATGAAGAGAGTATTCGCTACACTATGAAAACCTTTGCTTGCAACAAACATGCATCCCTCATACTTAAATCGACCTAACCATCAAAGGAGTTATATGGaatacttgtatgtttagatgtGAGGCAACATAATAATTTTGTTGGTCCGATGTTCTCTTGTGCGATGGTAACGAGAAGGTGTATGCACCCTAGGAACGCAAGCAGTCATTGTTCTTATCATTTCTGATCTATAGGTTCGTCGAGCCTCTTGTTTGTAAAATAAACTATTTTCTCCTGAAATGAATTGGCAGTACACTTGCTATGTTTTATAAAAAAGTACTCTCACTTGCCGCGAAGCAACACCTGGTCGGTGCGAGGCGGTAAAATGAAGAAACTTGGCAATGATGGTAGCAAAAGGAGGGCGTATCATAGAGCAAGTTTGAAACCATGTCAGTGCACCGTTGCTGAAGTTCTCACAAATGCTCGTTGGATCCATGGCATGAGAAGACCCTCAACATTAAAAAATGTGTTCAGTTCCTTGACCTTTAGGAGGTTATTATTCAAAAGATCCAATTTGATCCTTCAATAACACATGGTCGTGGTCCTAGGATTCCTCTGGGAGTTTCTAGACCATATTAATCGGTGTATAGGTCATTTTTTGTGAATTCAACACTAAATCTCTTTGTCATTATTCGCAAAAGAAAACTATCTTTGTCATTGACGCAGACGGTATCCATGCACTGGAAATTTCAGACACCATCTTTGTCAGGTGTACTGTCAAGCCGCGAAGCTGTTGGCACATGTTTGTTTTCTATGGAGTACATGCCAATTCAGTTATTActccattgtcatcaccaacaaATGAGTCCAAATAGCTATGGGCATCTGTATCACTGCCCTTGTCATCACCATCTATAGCAGAAAGCAACTGAACTTGTCTGGCCCGGATTTCCTGACATTTCTCTTTAGTTTGTTGCTGAAGCTGCTGGAAAGACATCCATTGTTCATGTGAAAACTTACTTAATGGAATGTCATCAACCATAATTCCTGATGCTGCTTGCTCACTTGAAAGCTTCCTCACCACACAATACGATGCCACCTTGCTAATTTATCAGTTTGCTCGTCTGGAGCACCGAATTTAGGAAGCAAGTATTTACAACAATAATTATCAATGCAAGCATTAGTGAACACAGTGTAAAAAGAAGGAAAAAAGGCATGGCACATATATATAAATGCCAGGGACGCCACCTCCATCAGTGCATTGACAAAGAAACCTGACCAGTTCCAACCCACGAGTCATGGGAAGCGAACGTGTGACTGTGTGAGCCCAACTGGGGCAGGATAACTACTGTAACCAAAGAAGCCATAGGCATCGAAGTAGGCATGCAACTGGAGGCTCTTTCCCATCTCCCTTCTCTATTCGTCCTTTTCTCCTCTGCAAGTTGTATCTGAACTTAGCTAGTCCCTCCCATCCATATTAATTGTTGTTGgtttagtacaaagttagtatTTCCTGAAGAAAAAATACGTCATGTTTTCATCTATGTTCGATCGCATGAGTGTTTACATCTCACTTCTCGTCCGTCATAGCCAATGGCATTTTGGCCACCTATATATATTTCATCTTTTGATATGGAGGCCATCATTGCTTGTTTTGCAGGGATTGACATGTAACTTCTTCATAAACTGGTCAATAAAAATAACCATTTGACCAACATATGTATTCTCACTGATTCTTTGTCGATGATCCTAAGTCGTGTCAACCCCCGGACTCCCTGGCAATGTTGCTATGGTGTATACTGCTCGAGCTCACAGGGGAAATATATGATCTATCCATCCCACTCTCCACCATATCTATACTTTCTTTGTCCTTAGAGTTCTCCCTCTGCCGCTGCTTCATTGGTCTCTCCTCCCCCTTAGGAGCTGTTTGGTTCGGCGTTATAACGTAACCTGATGATGGCGGGGTCTGAA belongs to Triticum urartu cultivar G1812 chromosome 7, Tu2.1, whole genome shotgun sequence and includes:
- the LOC125525067 gene encoding uncharacterized protein LOC125525067, producing MYRLSLLRRAIALCFFYHALQTRGVRFFPTIQEENDSLAKDFVHGPAKQNLKSLKSNSTELITSGGSSLWDDPYFVSHLTHSGGPNDNYYGLHATMDVYGHELKHGQLSSTTFWINHAGDGKKSSYNAIQVGWHINPERYGDSHPHFYTRWTRDNYDATGCYNMDCPGYIRVDGAIIAPGDAIHPVSNVPDGPRQSITLRVLKDKRSGDWWVYYGFNKIPTGVGYFPRSLFSYLAEKADGMQFGAFVQAKKALPTPPMGSGALPNGGKGRAASFKDIRFIDQDGNSSPIKEDLPMFVTDRKCHSITHIDHAECFYGGPGGCMR